The following coding sequences are from one Acidimicrobiales bacterium window:
- a CDS encoding acyl-CoA dehydrogenase family protein — MDFDLPSDDDPRRVAVRQWLAAHPNPSGADLAEAGYVVPHWPTPWGLDADPMHQLLIDDELKRAGVRRPLNPIGIGWAGPTILHAGTPEQHDRYLPGLLSGQDLWCQLFSEPGAGSDLANLGTRAVRDGEEYVVNGQKVWNSMAHSSKYGILIARTDPDAPKHQGISYFVCPMDLPGIEVRPLIEMTGVHLFNEVFFTDVRLPAENLIGQENRGWELAKVTLGNERVSLSGEGALWGSGPTVHDLLAHARALGATGDQLARQRLARLYVEGEMLRLIRLRTVSAALKGRPPGPEASIRKALADDHGQRLMGLAKDLAGAHGMLAASGGVDATAGAAAAAIPGSNGDMWSHGFLFAPALTIGGGTSEVQRNIIGERVLGLPHDVDIETGKTWADTRGQLT, encoded by the coding sequence GTGGACTTCGATCTCCCCTCCGACGACGACCCCCGTCGGGTGGCCGTGCGCCAGTGGCTCGCTGCGCACCCGAACCCCAGTGGCGCGGATCTCGCCGAGGCCGGCTACGTCGTGCCCCACTGGCCGACTCCATGGGGCCTCGACGCCGATCCGATGCACCAGCTCCTGATCGACGACGAGCTGAAACGAGCCGGTGTACGCCGGCCGCTCAACCCGATCGGCATCGGCTGGGCCGGGCCGACGATTCTCCATGCCGGCACGCCCGAACAGCACGACCGGTACCTGCCGGGGCTCTTGTCAGGGCAGGACCTCTGGTGCCAGCTGTTCAGCGAACCCGGTGCCGGCTCGGATCTCGCGAACCTCGGCACCCGCGCGGTCCGCGACGGCGAGGAGTACGTCGTCAATGGCCAGAAGGTCTGGAACTCGATGGCGCACTCGTCGAAGTACGGCATCCTGATCGCCCGAACAGACCCCGACGCCCCCAAGCATCAAGGCATCTCCTACTTCGTCTGCCCAATGGACCTGCCCGGCATCGAAGTCCGACCCCTCATAGAGATGACCGGGGTACACCTGTTCAACGAGGTCTTCTTCACGGACGTGCGTCTTCCGGCCGAGAACCTCATCGGTCAGGAGAACCGGGGCTGGGAACTCGCCAAGGTCACCCTCGGCAACGAACGGGTGTCCCTGTCGGGCGAAGGCGCGCTCTGGGGCAGCGGCCCGACCGTGCATGATCTCCTGGCCCACGCGAGGGCGCTGGGAGCGACAGGAGACCAGTTGGCCCGTCAGCGGCTGGCGCGGCTCTACGTCGAGGGTGAGATGCTGCGGCTGATCCGGCTGCGCACAGTCAGCGCTGCACTCAAAGGTCGCCCACCCGGACCCGAGGCCTCGATTCGCAAGGCCCTTGCCGACGACCACGGACAGCGCCTCATGGGACTGGCCAAGGACCTGGCCGGCGCCCATGGCATGTTGGCGGCATCCGGGGGCGTGGACGCCACCGCTGGCGCCGCCGCAGCCGCGATACCGGGGTCCAACGGCGACATGTGGTCACACGGCTTCCTCTTTGCGCCGGCCCTCACCATCGGGGGCGGGACCTCCGAGGTGCAGCGCAACATCATCGGTGAGCGCGTGCTCGGTCTCCCCCACGATGTCGACATCGAAACGGGCAAGACCTGGGCCGACACCCGTGGCCAACTGACATGA
- a CDS encoding thiolase family protein, translating into MARDVYVIGVGMAPFGQPDAKAADLGFEAGVAALADAGIGFHEVGYLYNGYLTSGLLTGITLAKDLGLTGIPVTHVENASATGSCAFREAVQVVAGGSVDVAMALGFDDLNKAAPSVGRRKPAIDQVILPAAFFAMWATRRMHDVGTTVETFAAIAAKNWNHARHNPFAQRRADHEVTVEEVLAARMVAYPHTSKMACAAGSGGAAAILATREVAERLAGGRPLVKVLASQQESERYTEGHIFMGAVVGPGELTESTAKAAYEEAGIGPADLDLAHVHDAFPIEELMYYELLGVCGPGDGDKLVAEGATRLGGRIPFSTDGGLTGRGHPGGPTGLAQIWDVTRQLRGEAGPLQVDGARTGLAHMMGAGAVCVVHILQSSN; encoded by the coding sequence ATGGCCCGCGACGTCTACGTGATCGGCGTTGGCATGGCGCCGTTCGGTCAGCCGGACGCGAAGGCGGCCGACCTCGGCTTCGAAGCTGGCGTCGCGGCGCTGGCAGACGCAGGAATCGGGTTCCACGAGGTCGGCTACCTCTACAACGGCTACCTCACCTCCGGGCTCCTGACCGGCATCACCCTCGCCAAGGACCTCGGTCTCACGGGCATCCCCGTGACGCACGTCGAGAACGCCTCCGCCACCGGATCGTGCGCGTTCCGCGAGGCGGTGCAGGTAGTGGCGGGCGGCAGCGTCGATGTGGCCATGGCACTCGGGTTCGACGATCTGAACAAGGCCGCGCCGTCGGTTGGTAGACGTAAGCCCGCGATCGACCAGGTGATCCTGCCCGCCGCGTTCTTCGCCATGTGGGCCACCCGTCGCATGCATGACGTCGGCACGACGGTAGAGACCTTCGCAGCGATCGCGGCGAAGAACTGGAACCACGCTCGACACAACCCTTTCGCGCAGCGCCGGGCCGACCACGAGGTAACCGTCGAAGAGGTCCTCGCCGCACGGATGGTGGCCTACCCCCACACCTCGAAGATGGCTTGCGCTGCCGGCTCCGGGGGGGCGGCGGCGATCCTGGCAACGCGCGAAGTCGCCGAGCGTCTCGCGGGCGGAAGGCCGTTGGTCAAGGTGCTCGCCAGCCAGCAGGAGTCGGAGCGATACACCGAGGGGCACATCTTCATGGGGGCGGTGGTCGGACCCGGCGAGCTCACGGAGTCGACGGCCAAGGCTGCGTACGAAGAAGCGGGAATCGGACCCGCCGACCTCGACCTGGCGCACGTCCACGATGCTTTCCCGATCGAGGAGCTCATGTACTACGAGTTGCTCGGGGTCTGCGGCCCGGGCGACGGCGACAAGCTGGTCGCCGAGGGCGCCACCCGCCTAGGAGGACGCATTCCGTTCTCCACCGATGGCGGCCTGACCGGCCGAGGCCATCCGGGCGGGCCGACCGGACTCGCGCAGATCTGGGACGTCACCCGGCAGCTGCGCGGCGAGGCCGGTCCGCTGCAGGTCGATGGCGCACGCACCGGCCTCGCCCACATGATGGGCGCAGGGGCAGTCTGCGTCGTCCACATCCTCCAATCGAGCAACTGA
- a CDS encoding OB-fold domain-containing protein, whose amino-acid sequence MQKPLEDGYFTMPDGDEPPRLIGSYSPEADTYFFPRRRRCPLTAGPVEDVLLSPTGELYAWTYVQSAWMGKSRFGSTADGHGVGQVDLPEGVRVQCILDGAMGDWEIGMRMRLEVYPVLTDSDGDELCSFRFAPIEGASSR is encoded by the coding sequence ATGCAGAAGCCACTCGAAGATGGCTACTTCACGATGCCCGATGGCGACGAGCCACCTCGGCTGATCGGGTCCTACAGCCCGGAGGCCGACACCTACTTCTTCCCCCGACGCCGCCGTTGCCCGCTTACGGCCGGCCCGGTCGAGGACGTTCTGCTCTCGCCCACCGGCGAGCTCTACGCATGGACGTATGTGCAGTCGGCGTGGATGGGCAAGAGTCGCTTCGGCTCCACGGCCGACGGCCACGGCGTGGGTCAGGTCGATCTTCCGGAGGGAGTGCGCGTGCAGTGCATCCTCGACGGCGCCATGGGCGACTGGGAGATCGGGATGCGTATGCGGCTCGAGGTGTACCCCGTGCTGACAGACAGCGACGGCGACGAGCTCTGCTCGTTCCGGTTCGCACCGATCGAGGGCGCGAGCAGCCGGTGA
- a CDS encoding alpha/beta hydrolase: protein MHTTFIGAAGHLAADSFGPPTATPVLLLHGGGQTRHSWAGAAQRLAADGWRAITVDLRGHGDSDWDPAGDYRIDAFAADVRAIVDQLDTPPVLVGASLGGLASLIAAGEAPAVEHRALVLVDIAVDIEDDAVSRIVSFMGGARDGFASLEDAGDAIAIYRGGVRPSDLSGLEKNLRLDDDGRWRWHWDPKFLDGDLTPRSSRPPGRLEAAARSLEQPCLLVRGRQSDLLSEEGARRFLDLVPAARLVDVRGAGHMVVGDRNDAFVAAVLSFLDALDEQDGVDIPA, encoded by the coding sequence TTGCACACGACCTTCATCGGCGCGGCTGGGCACCTTGCAGCCGACAGTTTCGGTCCGCCCACAGCCACACCCGTGCTGCTCCTCCATGGGGGCGGGCAGACCCGCCACTCCTGGGCCGGCGCCGCTCAGCGCCTTGCCGCCGACGGGTGGCGGGCGATCACCGTCGACCTGCGCGGCCACGGTGACAGCGACTGGGACCCAGCGGGCGACTACCGGATCGACGCGTTCGCTGCCGACGTGCGGGCCATCGTCGACCAACTCGACACGCCACCTGTGCTCGTCGGGGCGTCTCTGGGCGGGCTGGCATCGCTGATCGCCGCCGGTGAGGCACCCGCTGTCGAGCATCGCGCGCTCGTGCTCGTCGACATCGCCGTCGACATCGAGGACGATGCCGTGTCCCGAATCGTGTCCTTCATGGGCGGCGCCCGCGACGGTTTCGCCAGCCTCGAGGACGCCGGAGACGCCATCGCGATCTACCGCGGCGGGGTACGGCCGAGCGACCTCAGCGGTTTGGAGAAGAACCTCCGCCTGGACGACGACGGGCGCTGGCGCTGGCATTGGGATCCGAAGTTCCTCGATGGTGACCTCACTCCCCGCAGCTCTCGACCCCCCGGTCGGCTAGAGGCCGCAGCGCGGTCCCTCGAGCAGCCCTGCCTGCTCGTCCGTGGTCGCCAGAGCGACCTGCTGAGCGAAGAGGGAGCCCGCAGGTTCCTCGACCTTGTCCCGGCCGCACGACTGGTCGACGTGCGTGGCGCTGGGCACATGGTGGTCGGGGACCGCAACGACGCGTTCGTGGCCGCGGTCCTCTCCTTCCTCGATGCTCTCGACGAGCAAGACGGCGTCGACATCCCCGCTTGA
- a CDS encoding DUF455 family protein, with the protein MKPAELARDERFTRTEVPLDFLMAEEVTVEQVEETMLALLGNEEVREMVADQGGAASSLLRRVRPDEDEAPVFIKSQMHGIFMGEMQALEAAGRSAWDFTDDDELPWKFQLDMARQCWDETRHVEAYAALLEHVNCEIGEFSENLFLFEFGCSDDPAERVVGVNRCLEGLALDVFNDTIRFGKQADDEAIWRSVDYVSADEVTHVRFGQVWSKALTADDPARRKKVVEFQRKVDRAFSLGGTRGAYDANGTSGFLPLAIEFRKAAGFSDEDIADVAGSAPKVVASR; encoded by the coding sequence ATGAAGCCCGCCGAGCTGGCGCGTGACGAGCGGTTTACCCGTACGGAGGTGCCGCTCGACTTCCTGATGGCCGAAGAGGTCACCGTCGAGCAGGTCGAGGAGACCATGCTGGCCCTGCTCGGCAACGAGGAGGTCCGGGAGATGGTCGCCGACCAAGGCGGGGCGGCAAGCAGTCTCCTTCGCCGGGTCCGACCCGACGAGGACGAGGCGCCGGTCTTCATCAAGAGCCAGATGCACGGCATTTTCATGGGGGAGATGCAAGCTCTGGAGGCCGCCGGCCGCAGCGCCTGGGACTTCACGGATGACGACGAGCTCCCTTGGAAGTTCCAGCTGGACATGGCCCGGCAGTGCTGGGACGAGACCCGACACGTCGAGGCCTACGCGGCCCTCCTCGAGCATGTGAACTGCGAGATCGGCGAGTTCTCGGAGAACCTTTTCCTCTTCGAGTTCGGGTGTTCGGATGACCCCGCCGAGCGCGTGGTCGGTGTCAACCGCTGCCTCGAAGGTCTCGCTCTCGACGTCTTCAACGACACCATCCGCTTCGGCAAGCAGGCCGATGACGAGGCGATCTGGCGGTCGGTCGACTACGTGTCCGCCGACGAGGTGACCCACGTCCGCTTCGGTCAGGTCTGGTCAAAGGCCCTCACCGCGGACGATCCGGCTCGGCGCAAGAAGGTCGTCGAGTTCCAGCGCAAGGTGGACCGGGCCTTTAGCCTCGGCGGCACGCGCGGGGCCTATGACGCGAATGGCACGTCGGGCTTCCTTCCGCTCGCGATCGAGTTCCGCAAGGCCGCGGGGTTCTCCGACGAGGACATCGCCGACGTCGCCGGCTCGGCGCCGAAGGTAGTGGCCTCGCGATGA
- a CDS encoding 4Fe-4S dicluster domain-containing protein, translating into MGRSFTKRHGAPYVIIDGCIECGICERVCPYDAIFMSDELEYVVQGIDCPSCNRCLGPCPVGTIVPMDDPRAARVRESNKPYMLEDWRALVAAGGKRGDQ; encoded by the coding sequence ATGGGACGGTCGTTCACGAAGCGCCACGGCGCGCCCTACGTCATCATTGACGGCTGCATCGAGTGCGGGATCTGCGAGCGGGTCTGTCCGTACGACGCAATCTTCATGAGCGACGAGCTGGAGTACGTGGTTCAAGGCATTGATTGCCCCAGCTGCAACCGCTGCCTCGGACCCTGTCCAGTCGGCACGATCGTGCCGATGGACGACCCCCGCGCGGCGAGGGTCCGGGAGTCGAACAAGCCCTACATGCTCGAAGACTGGCGGGCGCTCGTCGCCGCCGGGGGAAAGCGAGGAGACCAATGA
- a CDS encoding TetR/AcrR family transcriptional regulator, with the protein MSQLRWGTEVPNDMTAARERLIDAAEACFRRFGVMKTTIEDVARIAQVSRATVYRYFASRDELILGVLLREGNRFLERLSARIADVPELSDAIVEGVLFTIRAIQSDENLALLFAPEAAGITTSIAGASEALFDMTAHFLRPYFETAQQSGTLRAGVDLDEAAEWVLRAILSMVTFDGPRQRRDDDLRRYLWTFLAPALVAGPATAPSPRPRRREPLRSR; encoded by the coding sequence ATGAGCCAGCTTCGATGGGGCACCGAGGTGCCCAATGACATGACCGCGGCCAGAGAGCGGCTGATCGACGCGGCGGAGGCCTGTTTCCGGCGCTTTGGGGTCATGAAGACGACCATCGAGGACGTCGCCCGCATTGCCCAGGTGTCGCGGGCGACGGTCTATCGGTACTTCGCCAGTCGCGACGAGCTCATCCTCGGGGTGCTGCTGCGTGAGGGCAACCGCTTCCTCGAGCGACTAAGCGCACGCATCGCCGACGTGCCGGAGCTGAGCGACGCCATCGTTGAGGGCGTCCTCTTCACGATCCGTGCGATCCAGAGCGACGAGAACCTCGCCCTGTTGTTCGCGCCCGAGGCTGCCGGCATCACGACATCCATTGCGGGTGCCTCCGAGGCACTGTTCGACATGACTGCTCACTTCCTGCGGCCGTACTTCGAGACCGCGCAGCAGAGCGGCACCTTGCGCGCGGGCGTCGATCTCGACGAGGCGGCCGAGTGGGTCCTCCGGGCGATCCTGAGCATGGTCACCTTCGACGGTCCTCGCCAACGTCGAGACGACGACCTGCGGCGCTACTTGTGGACCTTCCTGGCGCCAGCGCTCGTCGCTGGCCCGGCGACGGCCCCGTCGCCGCGGCCCCGGCGACGGGAGCCGCTCCGCTCTCGCTGA
- a CDS encoding nitronate monooxygenase family protein, whose translation MRTAVTELLDIEFPILAFSHCRDVVAAVTNAGGMGVLGAVAHTPEQLEVDLSWIEEETSGKPFGVDLLIPTHYAGEEEGGIDATALRALVPDEHRTWLDDLLRRYDVPPLPSGGDETSSRQFAGMRIDPKSMAPLLDVAFNHRIGLIASALGPPPAHLVERARHSNVPVAALAGAVEHAVAHAQAGADIVIAQGTEAGGHTGQVATMVLVPEVVDAIAPTPVLAAGGIGNGRQLAAGLTLGAEGVWCGSVWLTTEEAETPPVVREKYLAASSGDTVRSRSITGKPARMLRTPWTDEWERRDGPGALMMPLQPMLVGEALARIHRVAHHEGSGAHELVTYFVGQVVGSMQSVRPARRVVLDMVEEFIDAVERVEGLMRI comes from the coding sequence ATGCGCACCGCTGTTACCGAGTTGCTCGACATCGAGTTCCCAATTCTTGCCTTCAGCCATTGTCGAGACGTGGTCGCGGCCGTCACGAACGCGGGCGGCATGGGCGTGTTGGGCGCCGTTGCGCACACTCCCGAGCAGCTTGAGGTCGACCTCTCGTGGATCGAGGAGGAGACGAGCGGCAAGCCGTTCGGGGTCGATCTCCTGATCCCTACGCACTACGCGGGCGAGGAGGAGGGCGGCATCGATGCGACGGCGTTGCGGGCACTGGTTCCAGATGAGCACCGCACATGGCTGGACGACCTCTTGCGGCGATACGACGTGCCGCCGCTGCCGAGCGGCGGCGACGAGACGTCCTCTCGTCAGTTCGCCGGCATGCGAATCGACCCCAAGAGCATGGCGCCTCTCCTCGACGTAGCGTTCAACCACCGGATCGGGCTCATCGCCTCGGCGCTGGGCCCTCCGCCGGCACACCTCGTCGAGCGAGCCCGTCACTCGAACGTTCCCGTAGCGGCCCTGGCCGGAGCGGTCGAGCACGCCGTCGCACACGCGCAGGCCGGCGCGGACATCGTGATCGCGCAGGGCACCGAGGCCGGGGGGCACACGGGCCAGGTAGCGACCATGGTTCTCGTGCCCGAGGTCGTGGATGCCATTGCGCCCACGCCAGTGCTAGCGGCCGGTGGCATCGGCAACGGTCGACAACTCGCAGCCGGCCTTACCCTCGGGGCAGAGGGCGTGTGGTGCGGATCCGTGTGGCTGACCACGGAGGAGGCGGAAACGCCCCCGGTGGTTCGTGAGAAGTACCTTGCTGCCAGCAGCGGGGACACGGTGCGCTCCCGATCGATCACCGGCAAGCCGGCGCGAATGCTACGCACGCCGTGGACCGATGAATGGGAGCGCCGCGACGGGCCGGGTGCGCTCATGATGCCATTGCAGCCGATGCTCGTCGGCGAAGCCCTCGCCCGCATCCACCGCGTCGCGCATCACGAGGGATCGGGTGCGCACGAGCTGGTGACCTACTTCGTCGGTCAGGTCGTCGGCAGCATGCAGTCGGTCCGACCCGCTCGGCGAGTGGTGCTCGACATGGTCGAGGAGTTCATCGACGCGGTGGAGCGGGTCGAGGGCCTCATGCGCATCTGA
- a CDS encoding AMP-binding protein, whose product MYPGSTAAATPDKPAIVMSGSGATVTHRQLDERSNQLAQLWRANGLTVGDHVAIFMENHPRYLEVIWAGLRSGFYVTTVNSYLTASEVGYILADSGAASVVSSPAKAGVLREALGYAPDVRLPLVVDGGAADLGDYEAALSAQPSGPLAEQPAGELMLYSSGTTGRPKGIKRPLSGRSIEDGQMISMLLSEVFGFDADSVYLSPAPMYHASPLGFSIGVAALGGTVVMMEKFHPVDALAAIQSHEVSCAQFVPTMFTRMLKLPEEERTRFDVSSLRMAVHAAAPCPILTKQAMMNWWGPVLWEYYAGTELNGFCLVKPEEWLAHPGTVGKPLIGEVHIVGEDGEELPPGQAGTVYFGGGLAYEYHNDPRKTADARDPGGHGWTTLGDVGHLDDDGWLFLTDRKAFMIISGGVNIYPQETENVLVMHPKVVDVAVIGVPNDEMGEEVKAFVELADHTAAGPELERELLAYCRDHLAHYKCPRTIDFEEELPRLPTGKLYKRVLRDRYWSGHGSSIV is encoded by the coding sequence ATGTACCCAGGCAGCACTGCGGCGGCGACGCCCGACAAACCTGCGATCGTCATGAGCGGATCGGGCGCGACGGTCACACACCGCCAGCTCGATGAGCGATCCAACCAGCTCGCGCAGCTATGGCGGGCCAATGGATTGACTGTCGGCGATCACGTGGCGATCTTCATGGAGAACCACCCTCGCTACCTCGAGGTGATCTGGGCGGGGCTCCGATCGGGTTTCTACGTCACGACGGTCAACTCGTACCTGACGGCGTCAGAGGTCGGATACATCCTGGCCGATTCCGGAGCGGCATCGGTCGTCAGTTCGCCTGCGAAGGCTGGGGTGCTCCGTGAGGCGCTCGGGTATGCGCCTGACGTTCGGCTGCCACTCGTCGTGGACGGCGGCGCCGCGGACCTCGGCGATTACGAAGCGGCACTGTCCGCGCAGCCGAGTGGTCCCCTCGCGGAGCAACCCGCCGGCGAGCTGATGCTCTACAGCTCTGGCACAACAGGTCGGCCGAAGGGCATCAAGCGGCCGTTGAGCGGTCGATCCATTGAGGACGGGCAGATGATCAGCATGCTCCTCAGTGAGGTCTTCGGCTTTGACGCGGACAGCGTCTACCTCTCGCCGGCGCCCATGTACCACGCATCGCCGCTCGGGTTCAGCATCGGCGTCGCGGCCCTTGGCGGCACCGTCGTCATGATGGAGAAGTTCCATCCGGTCGACGCCCTGGCGGCCATCCAGAGCCACGAGGTCAGCTGCGCGCAGTTCGTGCCAACCATGTTCACGCGGATGCTGAAGCTGCCGGAGGAAGAGCGGACGCGCTTCGATGTCTCCTCGCTCCGCATGGCCGTCCACGCCGCGGCACCGTGCCCCATCCTCACGAAGCAGGCCATGATGAATTGGTGGGGACCGGTGCTTTGGGAGTACTACGCCGGCACCGAGCTCAACGGCTTCTGCCTCGTGAAGCCCGAGGAGTGGCTCGCCCACCCAGGGACCGTCGGCAAGCCGTTGATCGGCGAGGTCCACATAGTCGGCGAGGACGGGGAGGAGCTTCCCCCCGGTCAGGCGGGAACGGTGTACTTCGGCGGCGGGCTTGCCTACGAGTACCACAACGACCCGCGGAAGACCGCCGATGCACGAGATCCGGGTGGCCATGGCTGGACGACCCTCGGGGACGTGGGCCATCTCGACGACGACGGCTGGCTGTTCCTTACTGATCGCAAGGCGTTCATGATCATCAGCGGCGGCGTGAACATCTATCCCCAGGAGACGGAGAACGTCCTCGTGATGCACCCAAAGGTCGTCGATGTGGCGGTGATCGGCGTACCGAACGACGAGATGGGTGAAGAGGTGAAGGCGTTCGTGGAACTCGCCGACCACACCGCCGCGGGACCCGAGCTCGAGCGCGAATTGTTGGCGTACTGTCGCGACCACCTCGCGCACTACAAGTGCCCGCGGACCATCGACTTCGAGGAAGAGCTGCCGCGGCTGCCGACCGGGAAGCTGTACAAACGGGTCCTCCGAGACCGCTACTGGTCCGGCCACGGGAGCAGCATCGTCTGA
- a CDS encoding AarF/UbiB family protein: MDFPTEEQLQVDTPPLEHLGPRDVLRLVHIVAALLFSVGFAVVARSWRRPRRAVAEVACDGLVDGLIRLGPTMVKVGQIVASSGTLFPPVLASAARRCLDEVTTFPAEHVRRAVEEDLGQPIEALFASFDDEPLSAASIGQVHACTLLDGRDAVVKVQRPGIRTRMAMDLRVGFKIARLLELTPWARRSNAREIIRDVHTTTFQELVPLREAWQQHRFREAIGAFGDNRLVTAPAVYWDYCGPQVICMERVYGTPMDAFDALAAKGFDGQTVLRRGAKVWAEAVMIHGPFHGDMHAGNIWALDDGRTCFLDFGIMGELPESWKQVMKDLFYTCSFDLDFVRIARSYRGVGAIPADVGTDEELGAVIEAIFGPLLTDGFGNLDIAAIVTQSLELLKLYDATVPRELVLIGKQLLYVDKFTTFLAPEYSLTADPYVVKNIFPAEAAARAAALEMTLDDDAVWVSPVKTAAVASSEPTSTPHDGGPLVTLPFLSPEWITAMRELRDELDLSLPPGVPAAVANITVTDVPFGNGTVEAHVDTTDGSVQMDLGYLRHAQIDVSIDHATARALVLDQQPQLAVRAFLTGKIKLTGNLEAVLGPDTDLMELLGALGATGTATVAELHPAAGSVGERVRSLTA, encoded by the coding sequence ATGGACTTCCCCACTGAGGAGCAGCTGCAGGTCGACACGCCGCCGCTCGAGCACCTCGGACCGCGCGACGTCCTGCGCCTGGTCCACATCGTCGCCGCCCTTCTGTTCTCCGTCGGCTTCGCCGTCGTCGCCCGGTCGTGGCGCCGCCCTCGTCGCGCAGTGGCAGAAGTTGCGTGCGACGGCCTCGTCGACGGGCTCATCCGCCTTGGCCCGACCATGGTGAAGGTCGGACAGATCGTCGCCAGCTCCGGCACGTTGTTCCCTCCGGTCCTCGCGAGTGCCGCCCGACGCTGCCTCGACGAGGTCACTACCTTCCCGGCCGAACACGTGCGCCGCGCCGTGGAAGAGGACCTTGGACAGCCGATCGAAGCGCTGTTCGCGTCTTTCGACGACGAGCCGCTCTCTGCGGCGTCGATTGGCCAGGTTCATGCCTGCACGCTCCTCGACGGTCGCGACGCAGTGGTCAAGGTCCAGCGTCCTGGGATCCGCACGCGCATGGCGATGGACCTCCGAGTTGGCTTCAAGATTGCGCGCCTGCTCGAGCTGACCCCGTGGGCCCGGCGCTCGAACGCGCGGGAGATCATCCGCGACGTCCACACCACGACGTTCCAGGAACTCGTGCCCCTGCGGGAGGCGTGGCAACAGCACCGGTTCCGTGAAGCCATCGGCGCGTTCGGCGACAACCGCCTGGTCACCGCGCCGGCGGTCTACTGGGATTACTGCGGCCCGCAGGTGATCTGCATGGAACGCGTGTACGGCACGCCGATGGATGCCTTCGACGCGCTCGCAGCCAAGGGCTTCGACGGTCAGACCGTCCTGCGACGCGGCGCGAAGGTGTGGGCCGAAGCGGTGATGATCCACGGTCCGTTCCACGGTGACATGCACGCTGGCAACATCTGGGCCTTGGACGACGGCCGTACCTGCTTCCTGGACTTTGGGATCATGGGCGAGCTCCCGGAGAGCTGGAAGCAGGTGATGAAGGATCTCTTCTACACGTGCTCCTTCGACTTGGACTTCGTTCGCATCGCCCGCTCGTACCGGGGTGTCGGCGCGATCCCCGCGGACGTCGGCACCGACGAGGAACTCGGCGCGGTGATCGAGGCGATCTTCGGTCCGCTCCTGACCGATGGTTTCGGCAATCTCGACATCGCTGCGATCGTCACCCAGTCCTTGGAGCTCCTCAAGCTCTATGACGCCACCGTCCCGCGCGAGCTGGTGCTCATCGGCAAACAGCTCCTCTACGTCGACAAGTTCACGACGTTCCTCGCGCCCGAGTACTCGCTCACAGCCGATCCCTATGTCGTCAAGAACATCTTCCCCGCCGAGGCTGCAGCTCGTGCGGCGGCGCTCGAGATGACGCTCGACGACGACGCGGTGTGGGTGTCGCCGGTGAAGACGGCGGCAGTCGCTTCCAGCGAACCGACCAGTACCCCTCACGACGGAGGACCTCTCGTGACCCTGCCGTTCCTAAGCCCCGAGTGGATCACCGCGATGCGAGAACTACGCGACGAGTTGGATCTCTCGCTCCCCCCGGGCGTGCCGGCGGCGGTCGCCAACATCACCGTCACCGACGTCCCCTTCGGCAACGGCACCGTAGAGGCGCACGTCGATACGACGGACGGGTCCGTCCAGATGGACCTCGGCTACCTGCGCCATGCCCAGATCGACGTGAGTATTGATCACGCGACCGCGCGCGCCCTCGTGCTCGACCAGCAGCCGCAGCTCGCCGTCCGGGCGTTCCTCACTGGCAAGATCAAGCTCACAGGCAACCTCGAAGCCGTGCTCGGACCGGACACGGATCTGATGGAGCTGCTGGGCGCCCTGGGCGCCACTGGTACGGCCACCGTCGCCGAACTCCACCCGGCAGCTGGCTCAGTCGGCGAGCGGGTGCGGTCGCTGACTGCCTGA